Sequence from the Thermoanaerobaculia bacterium genome:
GACCCGTACACGGCGATTCCGATGGAATCCCGGCTGTCGAGACGATCGACCAGGAGCCGGAGGCTGCGCTTGACCAGTTCCAGTCGGTTTTCACGGTTCATGGATCCCGAAACATCGATCACGAAAGTCAGAACGACCGGCTTCCGGGATTCCTCCGGGATTGACCGTGCGGCGAGACCGACGCGAACCAGGTGATACCCGTCACCGAATGGCGAGGGAACCCCGTCCACGTGGATCGCCCAGTCCTCGTTCCGCTCCTCCGGGTATCCCTGGGGAAAGGCGTTGACAAACTCTTCCACCCGGACGGCATCCTGGGGGGGAAGCTGACCGCGCATCAGGTAGTTCCGGGCCACAGTATAGGACGCTGTATCCACATCTACGGCAAAGGTGGAAAGAGGATCTTCCTCCGTGACGATGAAGGGATTGACCCCGGCGTGCTCGAAGAACATCGACGGGTAGGGCTCCCCGTTGGGAGGCACGCTGCCCCCGACGTTGGAGGGATCGTGTGTTGCAGATCCCCCTCGGAGTCTGTCATTGGAAACCGTAACCTTTTCTTCAAATTCACCATAGGTAATCGGTGCGGGAGGCGGTGTCTGGGCCTTTTTCTCCTCAGCCCGTCTGGATTTTTCCAGACCCGATGCCGACGTAGAACCCGTTCCCGCCACCTCGGTTGGCGCATCCTGACGAATTTCTCCTGCAGCCCGCTTGTCCTTCGAACGCTCTACAGTCTGGTCATAATCCTGACCCTTACGATCTGAATAGAGGGCATCCATCTCTCTCGGCTCTGCCGCACTGGACGGTGCTGTCCGAAGTTCGGGTGCTGATTCTTCAGACCTTACGCCTGTCGTCCTCAGTGCCTCACCCATTTCTCGATCCTGCACTTCGTTCTTCTCTCCTGCCTTCTGAACTTCCTTCATCGCCGGTGCGTACTCGTCGAGACCGGCCTTGCCGATCGTCGCTCGGCTTTCCTGTCCATCCCGGTCGTAAGGTATTGCAGAGGAAAGATCTCCAGTATCAGCTTTTATTGACATTTCTTTCTGCGCCAATGGTGTTGATTGAGATTCAGCCACGGCCTTCGCCTGGGGAGCCGTGAGATCAACGAGACCCTGCCTGTTGCCGACCCTGAGGATAGAAATTGCGATAACCCCTACAACAAGGGCTGCCGCGACGGGGAGCCAGTACCGGATCGGGGTCCGGAAGGTTCGCACATCGGCTTTCGTGGCCTCCGCCACGATTCGATCCACCTCTTCATCCGTCGATTCCAGCGCCGGGAACCCGTCCCGGATCATCCCGACCGTCGATTCCAGCTGAGTCAGCTCAGCCCGGCAGAGTTCGCACGTTTCCAGGTGCTTCTCTACCATCTCATGATCTGCAGGCTCCAGTTCGTGAAAGAGGTAAGCGGCAAGTTTTTCTTCGATATGTTCGTGTTTCATGATTGTCCTCCTTGTCCAAGGTGGGAGGCCATTCTTTTCAGACCGTGATGGAGGATGTAGCCCACATTGGAAACGGAGAGGTCCATGGATTGGGCAATCTCCTGGTAACTCAGACCCTCGACGACCTTCAACAGGACGACGGCCCGATCCCGCTCCGACAGTACATCCATGGCTTCACGGACCTGCAGGGTCAGATCGGGGGGCAGGCTTCCCCGGGAGGAGATGTGGATGGCCCCTCCCAGGCGTTCCTCGCCTCGTCTCTTCCTCTGCCGGATCTGGTCGATGCATTGGTTGCGGGTCACTTTAAAGAGCCAGGCCATGGGATTTTCCCGGATCGACCTTCCCACGCGGTAGAGCTTCGTGAAGGCTTCCTGGACCGCGTCCTTTGCGGCGTCCCAGTCCGAGATCACGGCGTACGCATAGTGCGTAAGGCGGCTTCTGAGCGTCCGCACGACCTCGGGGAAGGTTGAAGCGTCTCCGTCGATGAAGGATTGAAGAAGGGTTCCCGCGTCCGGCTTTTCATCCATGATCGTCTCCATTGTACCGAATCGGTTCGCTGTCTGTTCCATCACGATATGACCTCCTCACCCCACAGACGAACGGGGCCGTATTTTTCTTAGATCCCGCGTCTGCGAGAATGAAACGGGAGCTGCCGGGTGTTGTAACATATGGAAGGAGGTCGGATGAAACGAACGATGACGATTCTTGCCGTAACCTTTGCCTCGCTCCTGGGACTGTCCTGCACGGCCTTTCGGGGCTACCATCTCACATTGAACGGATTTGCCAGTCCCGACATCCCTCTCCGGGTTTCCCCGGATAACACCTTTGCCCTTGTGACAAACCCCGATGCCGAAAATGAAATGTTCGAAAAGGAAGTCATCCGGAAGACCGGCCTCGCTATGGAACAGGCGGGAGTAAAGGTTCTTCCCCGGGAAGAAGCCGACTACCTGATCATGGTGACGTACGGCCTCGGAGGTGAACGGCCGGTGGACAGTTGGGACATCGATCCCGTATTTGACATCATGATCTTTCCCGACCCCCGCATCTTCTTCCGGGGATTCACCTTTTCCCCGGTGCGGAGAGGGGCCTATCTTCACTGGATGGAAGTCAATGTAATCGAATCCGAACCCTTTGACAGGGATGGCACACGCTCCATCGTGTGGCTCGCTCAGATCGCCTGCTTATCCCCCTCCAACGATCTCAGGGAGACGGTGGATGCCATGCTGGTGGGAGCCATGGAGATATTCGGGACCGACACCGGGCGTGCCGAATCCGAAGTCATTGAACCCTGGGATGCACGGCTGGATATCTTCAGACAACCTGACAACCCCTGATTCGTGATCTGAATTCCTTTGAGGGTTTCCAGGTTCGGGCAGGATGTACCCGGTTCGCGTGAGGTTGTGAAATCTGGGATAATAGAACCATGGCCCGCAAGAATCTATCACTGACCCTGGCCTTTATGAATACGAAGGGAGGGTGTGGGAAAAGCCTTCTCGCCTATAACGTTGCAGGCATGGTGGCGGACCAGGGATATCGGGTTGTTCTCCTGGATGCGGACCGCCAGGGTTCGGCCTGGGAAATGTACCGGGCCCGGACCCGGGAACTTCCCTTTACCGTCCAGCATGTACCGGACAGCCTGGACGAGGCCCTGACTCACCGGTCGGAGGAAGTCACAATCGTGGACAGTCCCCCGAACCACGACGAAATTGCCATGATCCTCATGGACAGGATGGACACCCTGGTCATTCCCATGAATCCCACTCCCCAGGATCTTCGGGCCACCACAGCCCTGCTTCCTCTTCTAAGGCATTCACAGATGAAACGAACTCCTCCCCCCCGTGTTCTTTTCGTCTTTAACCGCGTCCGGCCCCGGCTCGCCATCGTGGAGACGATGTACACCCTGGCGGACCGGCTCGGAGTCTTCCCCACAATCAGCATCCCCGAAACATGCGCCTTTCAGGAAGCATCCTTTGCCGGACTTCCGCTCCACCGGTGGGAGGCCGACCACAAGGCCGTAACCGCAATCGAATTGCTCACTCAGGAGGTGACAGGATGGCCAAACGACAAAAGTTAGAAGCCCTGCTGGATCGTTCCGTAGAAGCAGAACCCGTACCTCCCCCACCGGAACCGGCCAAGCAAAAACGGACAGCTGCCGCAAGAAAACCCGCGGCCGCAAAGCAATCCAGAAGGCCTCAATCGAAAAGAAAACCGGCTGCCGTGAAAAAACCGATACAGAAAAAAGCTGCGGTAAAAAAAGAATCGGAGGACATTCTCGTAACTGAGCATGGACCGAAAATCAGGAAAGGGAAAAAGTATTACCGGATTGAAGTCACAATCTCTGCAAGGGTGTCCAAGGACTTTGCGAGGAAACTCATGGATAAAGGAACGAACCCGTCCGATCTCCTTGAACAGGTGCTCCGCGGCATGC
This genomic interval carries:
- a CDS encoding von Willebrand factor type A domain-containing protein, giving the protein MKHEHIEEKLAAYLFHELEPADHEMVEKHLETCELCRAELTQLESTVGMIRDGFPALESTDEEVDRIVAEATKADVRTFRTPIRYWLPVAAALVVGVIAISILRVGNRQGLVDLTAPQAKAVAESQSTPLAQKEMSIKADTGDLSSAIPYDRDGQESRATIGKAGLDEYAPAMKEVQKAGEKNEVQDREMGEALRTTGVRSEESAPELRTAPSSAAEPREMDALYSDRKGQDYDQTVERSKDKRAAGEIRQDAPTEVAGTGSTSASGLEKSRRAEEKKAQTPPPAPITYGEFEEKVTVSNDRLRGGSATHDPSNVGGSVPPNGEPYPSMFFEHAGVNPFIVTEEDPLSTFAVDVDTASYTVARNYLMRGQLPPQDAVRVEEFVNAFPQGYPEERNEDWAIHVDGVPSPFGDGYHLVRVGLAARSIPEESRKPVVLTFVIDVSGSMNRENRLELVKRSLRLLVDRLDSRDSIGIAVYGSRGESFMSHERVTPENREEILQSIRQLRPGGSTNAEEGLRIGYRMAFNAFDPRAVNRVILCSDGVANVGRTGAEDILEQLSVFAQRGVFLTAIGFGMGNYNDVLMERLADRGNGMYAYIDTYEEAERFFLQKLTGLLQTVAKDVKIQVEFNPDTVLRYRLLGYENRDVRDVDFRNDRVDAGEVNAGHTVIALYEVKLAKRGNDLGVVRIRYKQPDSDTAREIARSIHRKNLARKLSAASPYLVVDALVAQFAEILRGSYWAKEDGGFTAILKVAGSIPKTAHLNAQTDEFFDLVSRAETILNGHGSPGITTN
- a CDS encoding RNA polymerase sigma factor, which translates into the protein MEQTANRFGTMETIMDEKPDAGTLLQSFIDGDASTFPEVVRTLRSRLTHYAYAVISDWDAAKDAVQEAFTKLYRVGRSIRENPMAWLFKVTRNQCIDQIRQRKRRGEERLGGAIHISSRGSLPPDLTLQVREAMDVLSERDRAVVLLKVVEGLSYQEIAQSMDLSVSNVGYILHHGLKRMASHLGQGGQS
- a CDS encoding ParA family protein, producing MARKNLSLTLAFMNTKGGCGKSLLAYNVAGMVADQGYRVVLLDADRQGSAWEMYRARTRELPFTVQHVPDSLDEALTHRSEEVTIVDSPPNHDEIAMILMDRMDTLVIPMNPTPQDLRATTALLPLLRHSQMKRTPPPRVLFVFNRVRPRLAIVETMYTLADRLGVFPTISIPETCAFQEASFAGLPLHRWEADHKAVTAIELLTQEVTGWPNDKS